The following coding sequences are from one Salvia hispanica cultivar TCC Black 2014 chromosome 3, UniMelb_Shisp_WGS_1.0, whole genome shotgun sequence window:
- the LOC125212784 gene encoding uncharacterized protein LOC125212784 isoform X2, with translation MERSLHSPPGMEDTWRRQLWRQSELPPPPSSLLDSRAQLSDADCRLYMQLLQESMPLTGGVTRDHMPSNMHGVENLGHADLGASFLSLISGPTAHVPCDQQNLLDPNTLPVSNPHPPSGGTANGFSRGSRVSVLPGFSWPHRLDLPNLTSGSFCQPSTSSNADANCRNNYEILQAASLDVRKSQTVACQNSHEKGKVNCLYPPTGSNTSSKILEKYPLITASPKFLVDNNASVCSPYNPSNSFFRVSCCGISGSLLLSDTGLLGVVCTCHGLCMSISKFLEHSGSCDADPGNAVFMDNGETIAHWWKVFSSKIRIRVLEGPRGWDWPEGISVASGLTDHPISSLSNSSITSNQVDPCRASASYEQKSRSVINSKDNHSFRNIVDEYLHRGTDRPSRDSGNSFFKNFMSNSHQTQHLHGLLNSTSVHSEKASQPVVPSLNLKTSCSGFSDGSENSLIVEKPGVSSSIELRLGQPSQKSLTLNMKHQLAIGSNLRGIHEEASNVFCQDKLLQTKANKWQGSGPTHQFANINFSPAGRRRPTHLEHAHGVRGGYAATANCWKDSSNISLQTTTNLSSKLQTNNPETKCQFRNIYENSSCRHARENNHYVSNANERDKIYFPCSLPASTIKELGMDVSNGPSKMNEDKVVEYALDGLVGAAKSHTEVSGELKGKARSFNLVLGENSTAFLGKNLDSHHVSTTPTDKSYGREFSSNYLKISSLSDITHFSYNNLKPIQNPMVSEEMPLGPTATNSVFVHNAVPTLPKENNSLIRKGLQYKSVEMPGAWNMFDLSGRDNGPPERGVQEHEIAKNPCVLSPVTIAPSTSQHSAQLCDSLSIIKFPERGDKSRLPGYWMGYNCERFCTKGRSQYAENSVLPHMEQLYLSKKEHSSQGLPYASVPEKCSSTNQENYLAGQYDLNAGNMAKGDRIGLATTSSLHSKLKTNFSFLETTKSFDKAKSSVVPNTKSAESCYFQWRDVPKKGTGNCSLTGKEREVVSHSSLGCPAADVSKSLAEFTPIVVPVKEHEITNISSGCSAPDMTQSSSEVNKKESPTTEVRNIRFADNLVLDNGSGNFRSCSSDDALDSESGPEFCESVSKINSIKSKPFKLVPRKESLSLVEEIRVQNSLQLKMPSYKIKRSYTFHEDSDCLQNFELAPKKKRKTVKWKKLDVSGNSSIDNKTPKCSEEVGQNANSFSDMQIPHKGDQQQSPSSCAEYVEQSDKQRNSAFPAATWISCGKDFKEVHQHEHQQQWNTCKSLVVNDTLRASEVLRKERLRLNDDSSRPIETRENFCSGAALTGKWTSLGGCNSHSKFSYEKRIVKPTVCGKYGIISNGNPSKPTKIVSLRVVLKTAASLVDKSSRKADNYKKLKSTSVKEKKMRVRHVNETVLGKKVQKSQVNKSGSHSSHSIELESSDWSDELDTASCSDTDGSDYQSSYALQKGIKHSTADSKTEDKLKTKFKEGRKRSLHELLSKGNSSSVLNEVVETTSRCCGVVMKNAVDGRAQTSETNNALRCSEKHLPENSDMFGCVCGGSNKDEHSQLLQCNRFLLKGLRDEGEAVDNKNVSFHQRCMPYATSHVIIPDSDSESLQTGERFSCARTEVYKGRKREGFFHNRSRDTNRSGGCHVPQEQLNAWQHINRQKPQRKGPPMLLTCNVESDCRKAYTRYKQSKSWKQLVVYKSGIHALGLYTSQFISCGAMVVEYVGEIVGLRVADRRESEYHSGKKLQHKSACYFFKIDKEHIIDATRKGGIARFVNHSCEPNCVAKVISVRTEKKVVFFAERDIYPGEEITYDYHFNHEDEGEKIPCYCNSKNCRRYLN, from the exons ATGGAGAGGAGCCTGCATTCGCCGCCTGGAATGGAGGACACGTGGCGGAGACAGCTGTGGCGACAGTCCGAGCTTCCTCCTCCGCCCTCCTCATTGCTCGATTCTCGTGCTCAG CTCTCTGATGCAGATTGTCGTCTTTATATGCAATTGCTGCAAGAATCAATGCCGTTAACTGGTGGAGTGACCCGGGATCACATGCCATCTAACATGCATGGTGTCGAAAACTTGGGGCATGCTGATCTTGGAGCTTCATTCTTATCTCTGATCTCAGGTCCAACGGCTCATGTGCCCTGTGATCAGCAGAATTTATTGGATCCAAATACGTTACCGGTCTCCAATCCACATCCTCCAAGTGGTGGGACTGCCAACGGATTTTCCAGGGGAAGCAGAGTTTCGGTCTTGCCTGGTTTCTCATGGCCACACAGATTGGACTTGCCAAATTTGACTTCGGGGTCGTTTTGTCAACCTTCTACTTCGTCTAATGCTGATGCAAACTGTAGAAACAATTATGAGATACTTCAGGCTGCAAGCTTGGATGTTCGAAAATCACAGACGGTAGCATGCCAGAACTCTCATGAGAAAGGCAAAGTAAATTGTTTATACCCCCCGACTGGGAGTAACACTAGCAGTAAGATACTAGAGAAGTATCCCCTCATAACAGCTTCCCCGAAATTTCTGGTAGACAACAATGCATCTGTTTGCTCCCCGTACAATCCTTCCAACAGTTTTTTTCGTGTTTCATGTTGTGGCATCA GTGGAAGCTTACTTCTCAGTGATACTGGACTTCTTGGAGTTGTTTGCACATGCCATGGTCTGTGCATGTCAATCTCCAAGTTCTTAGAG CATTCAGGTTCTTGTGATGCTGACCCTGGGAATGCAGTTTTTATGGATAATGGGGAGACTATAGCTCACTGGTGGAAGGTCTTCTCATCCAAAATCAGG ATTAGAGTATTGGAAGGGCCCAGAGGATGGGATTGGCCTGAAGGAATTTCAGTGGCGTCGGGTTTGACAGATCATCCTATTTCCAGCTTGTCAAACAGTTCCATCACGTCGAATCAAGTAGACCCTTGTAGAGCTTCAGCAAGCTATGAGCAGAAAAGTCGCAGTGTCATAAATTCGAAGGATAATCATAGTTTCCGGAACATTGTTGATGAATATCTACACCGTGGAACAGATAGACCGTCAAGAGATAGCGgaaattcttttttcaaaaacttcATGAGCAATTCTCACCAAACGCAACATTTGCATGGACTGCTAAACTCAACTTCTGTACATTCAGAGAAAGCTTCTCAGCCTGTTGTGCCCTCgcttaatttaaaaacatcATGCAGTGGCTTCAGTGATGGTTCAGAAAACAGTTTAATTGTTGAGAAACCAGGAGTTTCCTCTAGTATTGAATTGAGACTTGGGCAGCCGTCACAGAAAAGCCTGACATTGAATATGAAACATCAACTTGCTATCGGGTCTAATCTACGTGGCATACATGAGGAGGCTTCAAATGTGTTTTGCCAGGATAAGCTTCTTCAGACAA AAGCCAATAAATGGCAAGGTAGTGGACCGACTCACCAGTTtgcaaatattaattttagtcCTGCCGGAAGAAGGAGGCCAACTCATTTGGAGCATGCACATGGTGTGAGAGGAGGCTATGCTGCAACTGCCAATTGCTGGAAAGATTCATCAAATATTAGCTTGCAAACAACAACCAACTTAAGTTCTAAGTTGCAAACAAACAACCCCGAGACAAAGTGTCAATTCAGGAACATTTACGAGAATAGCAGTTGCAGGCATGCCCGTGAGAATAATCATTATGTATCCAATGCTAATGAAAgagacaaaatttattttccatgTAGTTTGCCGGCTAGTACCATCAAGGAATTGGGTATGGATGTGTCAAATGGCCCAAGCAAAATGAATGAAGACAAAGTAGTGGAATATGCTTTGGATGGCTTGGTTGGTGCAGCCAAATCACATACTGAAGTCTCAGGGGAACTTAAGGGAAAGGCAAGAAGTTTTAACTTAGTTCTGGGAGAGAACTCCACAGCTTTTCTGGGGAAAAACCTTGATTCCCACCATGTATCTACCACGCCTACTGATAAATCATATGGTAGAGAATTCTCAAGCAATTACTTGAAGATCTCTTCGCTTTCTGATATTACCCACTTCAGTTATAATAATCTCAAACCTATCCAAAATCCAATGGTTTCTGAAGAGATGCCTCTTGGGCCCACCGCCACAAATTCAGTGTTTGTCCACAATGCAGTTCCAACATTgccaaaagaaaacaatagtCTAATAAGAAAAGGTTTGCAGTACAAGAGTGTGGAAATGCCTGGTGCGTGGAACATGTTTGATTTATCTGGCAGAGACAATGGCCCACCTGAAAGAGGTGTCCAAGAACATGAGATCGCAAAAAATCCTTGTGTACTGTCTCCTGTGACAATTGCTCCATCAACATCACAGCATTCTGCGCAATTATGTGATTCTTtgagtataataaaatttccAGAAAGGGGAGACAAGTCAAGGTTGCCTGGCTATTGGATGGGATATAATTGTGAGAGATTTTGTACAAAAG GAAGATCTCAGTATGCCGAAAATTCTGTACTTCCTCACATGGAGCAGCTTTATTTAAG CAAGAAAGAGCACTCCTCACAAGGTTTACCATATGCCTCTGTACCTGAAAAGTGCAGCTCTACTAACCAAGAAAATTATTTGGCTGGGCAGTATGACTTGAATGCTGGTAATATGGCAAAAGGAGATAGAATTGGATTAGCTACAACAAGCTCACTTCACTCGAAGTTGAAGACAAACTTTAGTTTTCTGGAGACAACTAAATCTTTTGATAAAGCTAAAAGTTCTGTGGTACCAAACACGAAGAGTGCTGAATCTTGTTATTTTCAGTGGAGAGACGTGCCCAAAAAAGGAACAGGGAATTGCAGTTTGACTGGTAAAGAACGGGAAGTTGTTTCGCACAGTTCTTTGGGATGCCCTGCTGCTGATGTTTCTAAGTCACTTGCTGAATTTACTCCGATTGTGGTTCCCGTGAAGGAGCATGAAATAACTAATATCTCTTCTGGATGTTCTGCTCCTGATATGACCCAGTCATCCAGTGAGGTTAACAAGAAAGAGTCTCCTACTACTGAAGTTAGGAATATCAGGTTTGCTGATAATCTAGTTCTGGATAACGGATCTGGAAATTTCAGAAGCTGTTCATCTGATGATGCACTTGATTCAGAATCCGGTCCTGAATTCTGTGAATCAGTGTCCAAGATCAACTCGATCAAGAGCAAACCATTCAAACTAGTTCCTAGGAAGGAATCTCTTAGTCTAGTTGAAGAGATCAGAGTCCAAAATTCATTGCAATTAAAAATGCCATCATACAAGATCAAGAGAAGTTACACCTTTCATGAAGACAGTGATTGTTTACAGAATTTTGAGTTAGCTCctaaaaagaagaggaaaacaGTTAAATGGAAGAAGCTGGATGTCTCTGGAAACTCCTCCATTGATAACAAAACCCCAAAATGCTCTGAGGAAGTTGGACAGAATGCTAATTCATTCTCAGACATGCAGATACCACATAAAGGTGATCAACAACAAAGTCCTAGCAGTTGTGCAGAGTATGTTGAGCAAAGTGACAAGCAGAGAAATTCTGCTTTTCCAGCTGCCACATGGATCTCCTGTGGAAAAGACTTCAAGGAAGTTCATCAACATGAGCATCAGCAGCAATGGAACACATGTAAAAGTTTGGTGGTTAATGATACTTTAAGAGCTTCTGAAGTGTTGAGAAAGGAAAGGTTAAGACTAAATGATGATTCTTCCAGACCCATAGAAACTCGAGAAAATTTTTGCAGTGGTGCTGCATTGACTGGAAAATGGACATCATTAGGTGGCTGTAATTCTCACAGTAAATTCAGCTATGAGAAACGGATTGTCAAGCCAACAGTTTGTGGGAAGTACGGAATTATATCTAATGGAAATCCATCAAAGCCAACTAAAATTGTTTCCTTGAGAGTGGTTCTCAAGACTGCCGCGTCTCTTGTAGATAAAAGCAGCAGAAAAGCTGACAACTATAAGAAACTGAAATCCACATctgtaaaagaaaagaagatgaGGGTTAGACATGTAAATGAAACAGTTTTGGGCAAGAAAGTACAGAAGAGTCAAGTGAATAAGTCTGGATCTCACAGTTCACATTCTATTGAACTGGAATCTAGTGACTGGAGTGATGAATTAGACACAGCATCCTGCTCTGATACTGATGGAAGCGATTATCAGTCATCATATGCTTTGCAGAAAGGCATCAAACATAGTACTGCCGACAGCAAAACCGAGGATAAGCTGAAAACAAAGTTCAAGGAAGGTCGTAAGCGAAGCCTTCATGAACTCTTATCCAAGG GAAATAGTTCCAGCGTTTTAAACGAAGTGGTGGAAACAACTAGCAGATGTTGTGGAGTGGTGATGAAAAATGCTGTGGATGGTAGAGCTCAAACAAGTGAAACGAACAATGCACTGAG ATGCTCAGAGAAACACCTACCTGAAAACTCAGACATGTTTGGTTGTGTTTGCGGGGGATCAAACAAAGATGAACACAGTCAATTACTACAGTGCAATAGGTTTTTACTTAAG GGGCTTCGAGATGAGGGTGAAGCTGTTGACAATAAGAATGTTAGCTTTCATCAGAGATGCATGCCTTATGCGACATCTCATGTGATAATACCTGATAGTGACAGTGAAAGCCTTCAAACTGGAGAGAGGTTCAGCTGTGCTCGAACTGAG GTTTACAAGGGTCGTAAACGAGAAGGATTTTTTCACAATCGTTCTCGTGACACAAATCGAAGTGGTGGCTGCCATGTTCCTCAAGAGCAACTCAATGCATGGCAGCACATAAATCGACAGAAACCACAGAGAAAAGGGCCTCCAATGCTGTTAACTTGCAATGTTGAATCAGACTGTCGG AAGGCTTACACTCGGTATAAGCAATCAAAAAGTTGGAAACAGTTGGTGGTGTATAAATCAGGCATACATGCTTTGGGTCTCTACACGTCACAGTTCATCTCTTGTGGAGCTATG GTTGTGGAGTACGTAGGCGAAATAGTGGGGCTGCGCGTGGCAGACAGAAGGGAGAGTGAATATCATTCAGGAAAGAAGCTGCAGCATAAGAGTGCATGTTATTTCTTCAAGATAGATAAAGAGCACATTATCGATGCTACTCGCAAGGGTGGTATTGCTCGGTTTGTGAACCACTCATGTGAG CCAAACTGCGTTGCCAAAGTAATATCTGTGAGGACAGAAAAGAAG GTTGTGTTTTTTGCCGAAAGGGACATATATCCCGGAGAGGAGATAACCTACGACTACCATTTCAACCACGAAGACGAAGGTGAAAAAATTCCTTGCTACTGTAATTCCAAGAACTGCAGGCGTTATCTCAACTGA
- the LOC125212784 gene encoding uncharacterized protein LOC125212784 isoform X1 yields MERSLHSPPGMEDTWRRQLWRQSELPPPPSSLLDSRAQLSDADCRLYMQLLQESMPLTGGVTRDHMPSNMHGVENLGHADLGASFLSLISGPTAHVPCDQQNLLDPNTLPVSNPHPPSGGTANGFSRGSRVSVLPGFSWPHRLDLPNLTSGSFCQPSTSSNADANCRNNYEILQAASLDVRKSQTVACQNSHEKGKVNCLYPPTGSNTSSKILEKYPLITASPKFLVDNNASVCSPYNPSNSFFRVSCCGISGSLLLSDTGLLGVVCTCHGLCMSISKFLEHSGSCDADPGNAVFMDNGETIAHWWKVFSSKIRIRVLEGPRGWDWPEGISVASGLTDHPISSLSNSSITSNQVDPCRASASYEQKSRSVINSKDNHSFRNIVDEYLHRGTDRPSRDSGNSFFKNFMSNSHQTQHLHGLLNSTSVHSEKASQPVVPSLNLKTSCSGFSDGSENSLIVEKPGVSSSIELRLGQPSQKSLTLNMKHQLAIGSNLRGIHEEASNVFCQDKLLQTKANKWQGSGPTHQFANINFSPAGRRRPTHLEHAHGVRGGYAATANCWKDSSNISLQTTTNLSSKLQTNNPETKCQFRNIYENSSCRHARENNHYVSNANERDKIYFPCSLPASTIKELGMDVSNGPSKMNEDKVVEYALDGLVGAAKSHTEVSGELKGKARSFNLVLGENSTAFLGKNLDSHHVSTTPTDKSYGREFSSNYLKISSLSDITHFSYNNLKPIQNPMVSEEMPLGPTATNSVFVHNAVPTLPKENNSLIRKGLQYKSVEMPGAWNMFDLSGRDNGPPERGVQEHEIAKNPCVLSPVTIAPSTSQHSAQLCDSLSIIKFPERGDKSRLPGYWMGYNCERFCTKGRSQYAENSVLPHMEQLYLRGSECNFTRSKKEHSSQGLPYASVPEKCSSTNQENYLAGQYDLNAGNMAKGDRIGLATTSSLHSKLKTNFSFLETTKSFDKAKSSVVPNTKSAESCYFQWRDVPKKGTGNCSLTGKEREVVSHSSLGCPAADVSKSLAEFTPIVVPVKEHEITNISSGCSAPDMTQSSSEVNKKESPTTEVRNIRFADNLVLDNGSGNFRSCSSDDALDSESGPEFCESVSKINSIKSKPFKLVPRKESLSLVEEIRVQNSLQLKMPSYKIKRSYTFHEDSDCLQNFELAPKKKRKTVKWKKLDVSGNSSIDNKTPKCSEEVGQNANSFSDMQIPHKGDQQQSPSSCAEYVEQSDKQRNSAFPAATWISCGKDFKEVHQHEHQQQWNTCKSLVVNDTLRASEVLRKERLRLNDDSSRPIETRENFCSGAALTGKWTSLGGCNSHSKFSYEKRIVKPTVCGKYGIISNGNPSKPTKIVSLRVVLKTAASLVDKSSRKADNYKKLKSTSVKEKKMRVRHVNETVLGKKVQKSQVNKSGSHSSHSIELESSDWSDELDTASCSDTDGSDYQSSYALQKGIKHSTADSKTEDKLKTKFKEGRKRSLHELLSKGNSSSVLNEVVETTSRCCGVVMKNAVDGRAQTSETNNALRCSEKHLPENSDMFGCVCGGSNKDEHSQLLQCNRFLLKGLRDEGEAVDNKNVSFHQRCMPYATSHVIIPDSDSESLQTGERFSCARTEVYKGRKREGFFHNRSRDTNRSGGCHVPQEQLNAWQHINRQKPQRKGPPMLLTCNVESDCRKAYTRYKQSKSWKQLVVYKSGIHALGLYTSQFISCGAMVVEYVGEIVGLRVADRRESEYHSGKKLQHKSACYFFKIDKEHIIDATRKGGIARFVNHSCEPNCVAKVISVRTEKKVVFFAERDIYPGEEITYDYHFNHEDEGEKIPCYCNSKNCRRYLN; encoded by the exons ATGGAGAGGAGCCTGCATTCGCCGCCTGGAATGGAGGACACGTGGCGGAGACAGCTGTGGCGACAGTCCGAGCTTCCTCCTCCGCCCTCCTCATTGCTCGATTCTCGTGCTCAG CTCTCTGATGCAGATTGTCGTCTTTATATGCAATTGCTGCAAGAATCAATGCCGTTAACTGGTGGAGTGACCCGGGATCACATGCCATCTAACATGCATGGTGTCGAAAACTTGGGGCATGCTGATCTTGGAGCTTCATTCTTATCTCTGATCTCAGGTCCAACGGCTCATGTGCCCTGTGATCAGCAGAATTTATTGGATCCAAATACGTTACCGGTCTCCAATCCACATCCTCCAAGTGGTGGGACTGCCAACGGATTTTCCAGGGGAAGCAGAGTTTCGGTCTTGCCTGGTTTCTCATGGCCACACAGATTGGACTTGCCAAATTTGACTTCGGGGTCGTTTTGTCAACCTTCTACTTCGTCTAATGCTGATGCAAACTGTAGAAACAATTATGAGATACTTCAGGCTGCAAGCTTGGATGTTCGAAAATCACAGACGGTAGCATGCCAGAACTCTCATGAGAAAGGCAAAGTAAATTGTTTATACCCCCCGACTGGGAGTAACACTAGCAGTAAGATACTAGAGAAGTATCCCCTCATAACAGCTTCCCCGAAATTTCTGGTAGACAACAATGCATCTGTTTGCTCCCCGTACAATCCTTCCAACAGTTTTTTTCGTGTTTCATGTTGTGGCATCA GTGGAAGCTTACTTCTCAGTGATACTGGACTTCTTGGAGTTGTTTGCACATGCCATGGTCTGTGCATGTCAATCTCCAAGTTCTTAGAG CATTCAGGTTCTTGTGATGCTGACCCTGGGAATGCAGTTTTTATGGATAATGGGGAGACTATAGCTCACTGGTGGAAGGTCTTCTCATCCAAAATCAGG ATTAGAGTATTGGAAGGGCCCAGAGGATGGGATTGGCCTGAAGGAATTTCAGTGGCGTCGGGTTTGACAGATCATCCTATTTCCAGCTTGTCAAACAGTTCCATCACGTCGAATCAAGTAGACCCTTGTAGAGCTTCAGCAAGCTATGAGCAGAAAAGTCGCAGTGTCATAAATTCGAAGGATAATCATAGTTTCCGGAACATTGTTGATGAATATCTACACCGTGGAACAGATAGACCGTCAAGAGATAGCGgaaattcttttttcaaaaacttcATGAGCAATTCTCACCAAACGCAACATTTGCATGGACTGCTAAACTCAACTTCTGTACATTCAGAGAAAGCTTCTCAGCCTGTTGTGCCCTCgcttaatttaaaaacatcATGCAGTGGCTTCAGTGATGGTTCAGAAAACAGTTTAATTGTTGAGAAACCAGGAGTTTCCTCTAGTATTGAATTGAGACTTGGGCAGCCGTCACAGAAAAGCCTGACATTGAATATGAAACATCAACTTGCTATCGGGTCTAATCTACGTGGCATACATGAGGAGGCTTCAAATGTGTTTTGCCAGGATAAGCTTCTTCAGACAA AAGCCAATAAATGGCAAGGTAGTGGACCGACTCACCAGTTtgcaaatattaattttagtcCTGCCGGAAGAAGGAGGCCAACTCATTTGGAGCATGCACATGGTGTGAGAGGAGGCTATGCTGCAACTGCCAATTGCTGGAAAGATTCATCAAATATTAGCTTGCAAACAACAACCAACTTAAGTTCTAAGTTGCAAACAAACAACCCCGAGACAAAGTGTCAATTCAGGAACATTTACGAGAATAGCAGTTGCAGGCATGCCCGTGAGAATAATCATTATGTATCCAATGCTAATGAAAgagacaaaatttattttccatgTAGTTTGCCGGCTAGTACCATCAAGGAATTGGGTATGGATGTGTCAAATGGCCCAAGCAAAATGAATGAAGACAAAGTAGTGGAATATGCTTTGGATGGCTTGGTTGGTGCAGCCAAATCACATACTGAAGTCTCAGGGGAACTTAAGGGAAAGGCAAGAAGTTTTAACTTAGTTCTGGGAGAGAACTCCACAGCTTTTCTGGGGAAAAACCTTGATTCCCACCATGTATCTACCACGCCTACTGATAAATCATATGGTAGAGAATTCTCAAGCAATTACTTGAAGATCTCTTCGCTTTCTGATATTACCCACTTCAGTTATAATAATCTCAAACCTATCCAAAATCCAATGGTTTCTGAAGAGATGCCTCTTGGGCCCACCGCCACAAATTCAGTGTTTGTCCACAATGCAGTTCCAACATTgccaaaagaaaacaatagtCTAATAAGAAAAGGTTTGCAGTACAAGAGTGTGGAAATGCCTGGTGCGTGGAACATGTTTGATTTATCTGGCAGAGACAATGGCCCACCTGAAAGAGGTGTCCAAGAACATGAGATCGCAAAAAATCCTTGTGTACTGTCTCCTGTGACAATTGCTCCATCAACATCACAGCATTCTGCGCAATTATGTGATTCTTtgagtataataaaatttccAGAAAGGGGAGACAAGTCAAGGTTGCCTGGCTATTGGATGGGATATAATTGTGAGAGATTTTGTACAAAAG GAAGATCTCAGTATGCCGAAAATTCTGTACTTCCTCACATGGAGCAGCTTTATTTAAG GGGATCTGAATGCAACTTTACTCGCAGCAAGAAAGAGCACTCCTCACAAGGTTTACCATATGCCTCTGTACCTGAAAAGTGCAGCTCTACTAACCAAGAAAATTATTTGGCTGGGCAGTATGACTTGAATGCTGGTAATATGGCAAAAGGAGATAGAATTGGATTAGCTACAACAAGCTCACTTCACTCGAAGTTGAAGACAAACTTTAGTTTTCTGGAGACAACTAAATCTTTTGATAAAGCTAAAAGTTCTGTGGTACCAAACACGAAGAGTGCTGAATCTTGTTATTTTCAGTGGAGAGACGTGCCCAAAAAAGGAACAGGGAATTGCAGTTTGACTGGTAAAGAACGGGAAGTTGTTTCGCACAGTTCTTTGGGATGCCCTGCTGCTGATGTTTCTAAGTCACTTGCTGAATTTACTCCGATTGTGGTTCCCGTGAAGGAGCATGAAATAACTAATATCTCTTCTGGATGTTCTGCTCCTGATATGACCCAGTCATCCAGTGAGGTTAACAAGAAAGAGTCTCCTACTACTGAAGTTAGGAATATCAGGTTTGCTGATAATCTAGTTCTGGATAACGGATCTGGAAATTTCAGAAGCTGTTCATCTGATGATGCACTTGATTCAGAATCCGGTCCTGAATTCTGTGAATCAGTGTCCAAGATCAACTCGATCAAGAGCAAACCATTCAAACTAGTTCCTAGGAAGGAATCTCTTAGTCTAGTTGAAGAGATCAGAGTCCAAAATTCATTGCAATTAAAAATGCCATCATACAAGATCAAGAGAAGTTACACCTTTCATGAAGACAGTGATTGTTTACAGAATTTTGAGTTAGCTCctaaaaagaagaggaaaacaGTTAAATGGAAGAAGCTGGATGTCTCTGGAAACTCCTCCATTGATAACAAAACCCCAAAATGCTCTGAGGAAGTTGGACAGAATGCTAATTCATTCTCAGACATGCAGATACCACATAAAGGTGATCAACAACAAAGTCCTAGCAGTTGTGCAGAGTATGTTGAGCAAAGTGACAAGCAGAGAAATTCTGCTTTTCCAGCTGCCACATGGATCTCCTGTGGAAAAGACTTCAAGGAAGTTCATCAACATGAGCATCAGCAGCAATGGAACACATGTAAAAGTTTGGTGGTTAATGATACTTTAAGAGCTTCTGAAGTGTTGAGAAAGGAAAGGTTAAGACTAAATGATGATTCTTCCAGACCCATAGAAACTCGAGAAAATTTTTGCAGTGGTGCTGCATTGACTGGAAAATGGACATCATTAGGTGGCTGTAATTCTCACAGTAAATTCAGCTATGAGAAACGGATTGTCAAGCCAACAGTTTGTGGGAAGTACGGAATTATATCTAATGGAAATCCATCAAAGCCAACTAAAATTGTTTCCTTGAGAGTGGTTCTCAAGACTGCCGCGTCTCTTGTAGATAAAAGCAGCAGAAAAGCTGACAACTATAAGAAACTGAAATCCACATctgtaaaagaaaagaagatgaGGGTTAGACATGTAAATGAAACAGTTTTGGGCAAGAAAGTACAGAAGAGTCAAGTGAATAAGTCTGGATCTCACAGTTCACATTCTATTGAACTGGAATCTAGTGACTGGAGTGATGAATTAGACACAGCATCCTGCTCTGATACTGATGGAAGCGATTATCAGTCATCATATGCTTTGCAGAAAGGCATCAAACATAGTACTGCCGACAGCAAAACCGAGGATAAGCTGAAAACAAAGTTCAAGGAAGGTCGTAAGCGAAGCCTTCATGAACTCTTATCCAAGG GAAATAGTTCCAGCGTTTTAAACGAAGTGGTGGAAACAACTAGCAGATGTTGTGGAGTGGTGATGAAAAATGCTGTGGATGGTAGAGCTCAAACAAGTGAAACGAACAATGCACTGAG ATGCTCAGAGAAACACCTACCTGAAAACTCAGACATGTTTGGTTGTGTTTGCGGGGGATCAAACAAAGATGAACACAGTCAATTACTACAGTGCAATAGGTTTTTACTTAAG GGGCTTCGAGATGAGGGTGAAGCTGTTGACAATAAGAATGTTAGCTTTCATCAGAGATGCATGCCTTATGCGACATCTCATGTGATAATACCTGATAGTGACAGTGAAAGCCTTCAAACTGGAGAGAGGTTCAGCTGTGCTCGAACTGAG GTTTACAAGGGTCGTAAACGAGAAGGATTTTTTCACAATCGTTCTCGTGACACAAATCGAAGTGGTGGCTGCCATGTTCCTCAAGAGCAACTCAATGCATGGCAGCACATAAATCGACAGAAACCACAGAGAAAAGGGCCTCCAATGCTGTTAACTTGCAATGTTGAATCAGACTGTCGG AAGGCTTACACTCGGTATAAGCAATCAAAAAGTTGGAAACAGTTGGTGGTGTATAAATCAGGCATACATGCTTTGGGTCTCTACACGTCACAGTTCATCTCTTGTGGAGCTATG GTTGTGGAGTACGTAGGCGAAATAGTGGGGCTGCGCGTGGCAGACAGAAGGGAGAGTGAATATCATTCAGGAAAGAAGCTGCAGCATAAGAGTGCATGTTATTTCTTCAAGATAGATAAAGAGCACATTATCGATGCTACTCGCAAGGGTGGTATTGCTCGGTTTGTGAACCACTCATGTGAG CCAAACTGCGTTGCCAAAGTAATATCTGTGAGGACAGAAAAGAAG GTTGTGTTTTTTGCCGAAAGGGACATATATCCCGGAGAGGAGATAACCTACGACTACCATTTCAACCACGAAGACGAAGGTGAAAAAATTCCTTGCTACTGTAATTCCAAGAACTGCAGGCGTTATCTCAACTGA